A genome region from Piliocolobus tephrosceles isolate RC106 chromosome 8, ASM277652v3, whole genome shotgun sequence includes the following:
- the MACC1 gene encoding metastasis-associated in colon cancer protein 1 has product MLITERKHFLSGRIAQSKSEANLFDMEAGKLSKSCNITECQDSDLLHNRPDAFTLHGNNASKVTNPFWNQLSASNPFLDDITQLRNNRKRNNISILKEDPFLFFREIENGNSFDSSGDELDVHQLLRQSSSRKSGRPKSVSELLNILDDTVCSHHSIHNSDQILLQDLEWLKNDREAYKMAWLSQRQLARSCLDFNTISQSPGWAQTQLAEVTITCKVNHQGGSVQLPESDITVHVPQGHVAVGEFQEVSLRAFLDPPHMLNHDLSCTVSPLLEIMLGNLNTMEALLLEMKIGAEVRKDPFSQVMTEMVCLHSLGKEGPFKVLSNYYIYKDTIQVKLIDLSQVMYLVAAAQAKALQSPVATIWDYIHKTTSIGIYGPKYIHPSFTVVLTVCGHNYMPGQLTISDIKKGGKNVSPVVFQLWGKQSFLLDKPQDLSVSVVSCDPDFEVQTEGERKEIKQNQLEAGEVVHQQFLFSLVEHREMHLFDFCVQVEPSNGEPVAQFSVTTPDPTPNLKRLSNLPGYLQKKEEIKSAPLSPKMLVKYPTFQDKTLNFTNYGVTLKAVLRQSKIDYFLEYFKGDTIALLGEGKVKAIGQSKVKEWYIGVLRGKIGLVHCKNVKVISKEQVMFMSDSVLTTRNLLEQIALPVKKLTYINSVVLTLVSEKVYDWKVLADVLGYSHLSLEDFHQLQADKESEKVSYVIKKLKEDCHTERNTRKFLYELTVALLKMDCQWLVARLIQEAAILTSAVKLGKGWRELAEKLVRLTKQQMEAYEIPHRGNTGDVAVEMMWKPAYDFLYTWSAHYGNNYRDVLQDLQSALDRMKNPVTKHWRELTGALVLVNSLEILRVTAFSTSEEV; this is encoded by the exons ATGCTAAtcactgaaagaaaacattttttgtcAGGAAGAATTGCACAAAGTAAGTCTGAAGCAAATTTGTTTGACATGGAAGCTGGAAAACTCTCCAAAAGTTGCAATATTACAG AATGCCAGGATTCAGACTTGCTTCACAATCGGCCGGATGCTTTCACACTTCATGGTAATAATGCTTCCAAAGTTACAAATCCATTCTGGAATCAACTGTCTGCTTCTAACCCATTTTTGGATGACATAACTCAGCTAAGAAATAATAGgaagagaaataatatttccatCTTAAAGGaagatccttttcttttctttagagaaatagaaaatgggaATTCTTTTGATTCCTCCGGTGATGAACTTGACGTGCATCAGTTACTTAGGCAGTCTTCCTCAAGAAAATCTGGAAGACCTAAAAGCGTTTCAGAACTTCTGAACATTTTAGATGACACAGTATGTTCCCATCACAGTATACATAACTCTGATCAGATTCTACTACAAGACTTAGAATGGCTTAAAAATGACCGAGAGGCTTATAAAATGGCTTGGTTAAGTCAACGCCAGCTGGCCCGCTCCTGCCTTGATTTTAATACAATTAGTCAGAGCCCTGGATGGGCCCAGACACAACTTGCGGAGGTCACCATAACCTGCAAAGTAAACCATCAAGGAGGATCAGTACAATTACCTGAATCAGACATCACTGTTCATGTGCCCCAAGGTCATGTGGCTGTGGGGGAATTCCAAGAGGTGTCTCTAAGGGCTTTCCTTGATCCGCCACACATGCTTAACCATGATCTTTCATGCACTGTGAGCCCATTGTTGGAAATCATGTTAGGCAACCTCAATACAATGGAAGCCCTTTTGCTGGAGATGAAAATTGGGGCTGAAGTGAGAAAGGATCCTTTCAGCCAAGTCATGACAGAAATGGTGTGTTTACACAGCTTGGGTAAAGAAGGCCCTTTCAAAGTTTTAAGCAACTACTACATTTATAAAGACACCATCCAAGTCAAGCTAATCGACTTGAGTCAGGTAATGTATCTAGTGGCTGCTGCACAAGCTAAAGCTCTTCAGTCACCAGTTGCCACTATTTGGGATTATATCCACAAAACCACCTCAATTGGAATTTATGGACCCAAATATATCCATCCCAGTTTTACTGTTGTTTTAACAGTTTGTGGACACAATTATATGCCAGGACAGCTTACAATTTCTGATATTAAGAAGGGCGGAAAAAACGTATCTCCAGTCGTGTTTCAGCTTTGGGGAAAGCAGTCATTTTTACTTGACAAGCCACAAGATTTAAGTGTTTCTGTTGTTTCCTGTGATCCTGATTTTGAAGTACagacagaaggagaaaggaaagaaattaaacaaaaccaGTTGGAAGCAGGTGAAGTAGTTCatcaacaatttttattttctttagttgaGCACAGAGAGATGCActtgtttgatttttgtgttCAGGTGGAACCTTCCAATGGTGAACCAGTTGCACAGTTCTCTGTCACTACTCCTGATCCAACTCCAAATCTAAAAAGGCTCTCAAATCTGCCAGGCTATTTGCAGAAGAAGGAGGAAATCAAGTCTGCTCCTTTATCACCAAAAATGCTTGTTAAATATCCCACATTTCAAGATAAAACATTGAACTTTACCAACTATGGGGTAACCCTGAAGGCAGTGCTAAGACAAAGCAAGATTGATTACTTCCTTGAATATTTCAAAGGGGACACAATAGCTCTCCTCGGGGAAGGTAAGGTAAAAGCTATTGGGCAGTCCAAAGTGAAAGAATGGTATATAGGAGTCCTCAGAGGTAAGATTGGACTTGTACACTGCAAAAATGTCAAGGTGATTTCAAAGGAACAAGTAATGTTTATGTCAGATAGTGTCTTAACAACCAGAAATCTTCTTGAACAAATTGCCCTGCCTGTAAAAAAGTTAACTTATATCAACTCAGTTGTATTAACCTTGGTGTCAGAAAAAGTTTATGATTGGAAAGTTTTAGCTGATGTCCTGGGCTACTCACATCTGTCCCTGGAAGATTTTCATCAACTTCAAGCAGacaaagaatcagaaaaagtTTCTTATGTTATAAAGAAGTTAAAGGAAGATTGCCACACAGAGAGAAATACAAGGAAGTTTCTGTATGAACTTACTGTG GCTCTTCTGAAAATGGATTGCCAATGGTTAGTTGCACGTCTCATCCAAGAAGCTGCTATTCTGACTTCAGCTGTCAAGCTTGGAAAAGGCTGGAGGGAACTAGCTGAAAAGTTAGTACGACTCACAAAGCAACAAATGGAGGCATATGAAATTCCTCATCGAGGAAACACTGGAGATGTTGCTGTTGAG atgatGTGGAAGCCTGCCTATGATTTTCTGTATACCTGGAGTGCTCACTATGGAAATAACTACAGAGACGTGTTACAAGACCTTCAATCAGCTTTGGACAGAATGAAAAACCCTGTGACCAAACACTGGAGAGAATTAACTGGAGCTTTAGTACTAGTAAATTCTTTGGAGATTTTGAGAGTAACTGCGTTCTCCACTTCTGAGGAAGTATAG